One segment of Phaeacidiphilus oryzae TH49 DNA contains the following:
- a CDS encoding exo-beta-N-acetylmuramidase NamZ family protein, whose translation MQNAPHTPHPQQPQQPQQPQQPQQPPTAVAGLDRLLADPGLLPARRIALATNATGLTADLRRGVDALGEAGFTVSVLLTPEHGLHGTAQAGESEGPGSDPATGIPVVDTYELPAAELDAAIRAADPEAVVFDMQDVGTRYWTYTSTMLDCMAAAARTDVPFAVLDRPDPIGGTAVEGPGLDPEYASFVGRIDIPLRHGLTAGEIARLAALRSRTGGFGGSPLPEPTVVAVEGWSDRAPGACGPFVPPSPNLPTLPSALAFPATGLVEGLNVSEGRGTTRPFETIGAPFVDARLLPLLRAQELPGVLWRETWFRPVFHKYAGTVLRGVALHITDAEAFVPVRTGLTLLWALAELYPDDLRVLPRSPDTPAGEPGCALDRLWGSDALRRRLEAGADPRDLVGPPSTVRETYPAALFGPARRTAVAR comes from the coding sequence GTGCAGAACGCGCCCCACACGCCACATCCGCAGCAACCGCAGCAACCGCAGCAACCGCAGCAACCGCAACAGCCCCCCACCGCCGTCGCCGGACTGGACCGGCTGCTCGCCGATCCGGGCCTGCTGCCCGCCCGCCGGATAGCCCTGGCCACCAACGCCACCGGGCTCACCGCCGACCTCCGCCGCGGCGTGGACGCGCTGGGCGAGGCGGGCTTCACCGTCTCCGTGCTGCTCACCCCGGAGCACGGCCTCCACGGCACGGCCCAGGCCGGCGAGTCCGAGGGCCCCGGCAGCGACCCGGCCACCGGCATCCCGGTCGTGGACACCTACGAACTCCCGGCCGCCGAGCTGGACGCCGCGATCCGGGCGGCCGATCCGGAGGCCGTCGTCTTCGACATGCAGGACGTCGGCACCCGCTACTGGACCTACACCTCGACCATGCTGGACTGCATGGCCGCGGCGGCCCGCACCGACGTCCCGTTCGCCGTGCTGGACCGCCCCGACCCGATCGGCGGCACCGCGGTCGAGGGCCCCGGACTCGATCCGGAGTACGCGAGCTTCGTCGGGCGGATCGACATCCCCCTGCGGCACGGCCTCACCGCCGGCGAGATCGCCCGGCTGGCCGCGCTCCGCTCCCGGACCGGCGGGTTCGGCGGATCGCCGCTGCCCGAGCCGACGGTGGTCGCCGTCGAGGGCTGGTCGGACCGGGCCCCCGGCGCCTGCGGCCCCTTCGTGCCGCCCTCCCCCAACCTCCCCACCCTGCCCTCGGCACTGGCCTTCCCCGCCACCGGGCTGGTCGAGGGCCTCAACGTCAGTGAGGGGCGCGGCACCACCAGGCCCTTCGAGACCATCGGCGCGCCCTTCGTCGACGCCCGGCTGCTGCCACTGCTCCGCGCCCAGGAACTGCCCGGGGTGCTGTGGCGGGAGACCTGGTTCCGCCCGGTGTTCCACAAGTACGCCGGAACCGTGCTGCGCGGGGTGGCGCTGCACATCACCGACGCCGAGGCCTTCGTACCGGTCCGCACCGGGCTGACGCTGCTGTGGGCGCTGGCCGAGCTCTACCCGGACGACCTCCGGGTGCTGCCGCGCTCGCCGGACACCCCCGCCGGGGAGCCGGGCTGCGCGCTGGACCGGCTGTGGGGCTCGGACGCCCTGCGCCGCCGGCTGGAGGCGGGCGCGGATCCGCGGGACCTGGTCGGGCCGCCGTCCACCGTCCGGGAGACCTATCCGGCGGCCCTCTTCGGGCCGGCGCGCCGTACCGCGGTGGCCCGGTGA
- a CDS encoding carbohydrate ABC transporter permease: MTAIDQPAGAPRRGAGRRRGRAGAAPVVGHTVLAIASAVVLVPLLFVVYLSLKDVAGILGTPLSPPHPVHWGNYGQSWSEGDLGRFLLNTLVVAVVTVAVILLVSSLAAFVIARYRFRGNQLLYLFFVSGLALPIQIIALPVFILIENLGLLNTLPALILVFASGGISYSVFILVNYMRSIPFELQEAAVMDGAGPLRIYWHVVLPLVRPALGIVAVFQFLTAWKEFFLPLLLIQDPQNMTVAVGILSFVGEHTTQWQLLLAGLVMVSLPTIIGFLLVARQFRRNLISGGIKM, from the coding sequence GTGACCGCCATCGACCAGCCCGCCGGAGCGCCGCGGCGCGGCGCCGGGCGCCGGAGAGGACGGGCCGGCGCCGCACCCGTCGTCGGCCACACCGTGCTCGCCATCGCCTCCGCCGTGGTGCTGGTGCCGCTGCTCTTCGTGGTCTACCTGTCGCTGAAGGACGTCGCCGGGATCCTCGGCACCCCGCTCTCCCCGCCGCATCCGGTGCACTGGGGCAACTACGGGCAGTCCTGGTCGGAGGGCGACCTCGGCCGCTTCCTGCTGAACACCCTGGTGGTGGCGGTGGTGACGGTGGCGGTGATCCTGCTGGTGTCCTCGCTGGCGGCGTTCGTCATCGCGCGCTACCGCTTCCGCGGCAACCAGCTGCTCTACCTGTTCTTCGTCTCCGGCCTGGCACTGCCGATCCAGATCATCGCGCTGCCGGTGTTCATCCTGATCGAGAACCTCGGCCTGCTGAACACACTGCCCGCGCTGATCCTGGTCTTCGCCTCCGGCGGCATCTCCTACAGCGTCTTCATCCTGGTCAACTACATGCGCTCGATCCCGTTCGAGCTCCAGGAGGCCGCGGTGATGGACGGCGCGGGCCCGCTGCGGATCTACTGGCACGTGGTGCTGCCGCTGGTCCGCCCGGCGCTCGGCATTGTGGCCGTCTTCCAGTTCCTGACCGCCTGGAAGGAGTTCTTCCTTCCGCTGCTGCTCATCCAGGACCCGCAGAACATGACGGTGGCGGTCGGCATCCTCTCCTTCGTCGGCGAGCACACCACGCAGTGGCAGCTGCTGCTGGCCGGCCTGGTGATGGTGTCACTGCCCACGATCATCGGATTCCTGCTGGTGGCACGGCAGTTCCGGCGCAACCTGATCAGCGGCGGCATCAAGATGTGA
- a CDS encoding ABC transporter substrate-binding protein — translation MAPTPGFRRRQRRTGTALLACAVSAAALGLTGCGTSAGSSAEPTVTVWSWRAQDAPVWKTVQDDLAKQGTNVRIQFRAINATSYDSVLQTAMNGGSGPDIYYDRAGEGTEKYAAAGMAAPLDGSVDTSAIGKDALAAAQYRGKTYGVPFAVQSMELFYNKKLLADNGVQVPQTWTQLISAMKTLKSKGVTPMYVMGVQQWLLALQIDAIGASTLDDSTAQAITDKKATYSDPQFVRTLAAFQQLSPYLEKNWQATGSAGNEQETQFALGKTAFIIDGIFDTATIDQVNPSLQYGQILVPSPDGKQPRLDWYIDGDFSLNSHIRSSAESTAAEKVLGFTATKTFGDAFSQVAGEISPIQGVQVPAKYPLSVEAAHWYQTQAVKPVFGIRSPMDNPPVSPSDIKKKSAATTPGIFTAEQNIATPLLNGKLTPQQAAAKIDSQLSWYFGK, via the coding sequence ATGGCCCCGACTCCCGGCTTCCGGCGCCGTCAGCGCCGTACCGGCACCGCCCTGCTCGCCTGCGCGGTGAGCGCTGCCGCCCTCGGCCTCACCGGCTGCGGGACCTCCGCGGGCTCGTCCGCGGAGCCGACCGTCACCGTGTGGTCCTGGCGCGCCCAGGACGCGCCGGTCTGGAAGACCGTCCAGGACGACCTGGCGAAGCAGGGCACCAACGTCCGGATCCAGTTCCGCGCCATCAACGCGACCTCGTACGACTCGGTGCTGCAGACCGCGATGAACGGCGGCTCCGGGCCGGACATCTACTACGACCGGGCCGGCGAGGGGACCGAGAAGTACGCCGCCGCCGGGATGGCCGCCCCGCTCGACGGCTCGGTGGACACCTCGGCCATCGGCAAGGACGCGCTCGCCGCCGCGCAGTACCGGGGGAAGACCTACGGCGTGCCGTTCGCCGTGCAGTCGATGGAGCTCTTCTACAACAAGAAGCTGCTCGCCGACAACGGCGTGCAGGTGCCGCAGACCTGGACGCAGCTGATCTCGGCGATGAAGACGCTGAAGTCCAAGGGCGTGACGCCGATGTACGTGATGGGCGTGCAGCAGTGGCTGCTGGCCCTGCAGATCGACGCGATCGGCGCCTCCACACTGGACGACTCCACCGCCCAGGCCATCACCGACAAGAAGGCCACCTACTCCGATCCGCAGTTCGTCCGGACGCTGGCCGCCTTCCAGCAGCTCTCCCCCTACCTGGAGAAGAACTGGCAGGCCACCGGCTCGGCCGGGAACGAGCAGGAGACCCAGTTCGCGCTCGGCAAGACCGCCTTCATCATCGACGGCATCTTCGACACCGCGACCATCGACCAGGTCAACCCCTCCCTGCAGTACGGGCAGATCCTGGTCCCCTCGCCGGACGGCAAGCAGCCCCGGCTGGACTGGTACATAGACGGCGACTTCTCGCTCAACTCCCACATCAGGTCGAGCGCCGAGTCGACGGCCGCCGAGAAGGTGCTCGGCTTCACCGCCACCAAGACCTTCGGCGACGCCTTCTCCCAGGTGGCCGGCGAGATCTCGCCGATCCAGGGGGTCCAGGTGCCGGCCAAGTACCCGCTGAGCGTGGAGGCCGCCCACTGGTACCAGACCCAGGCCGTCAAGCCGGTCTTCGGCATCCGCTCGCCGATGGACAACCCGCCGGTGAGCCCCTCGGACATCAAGAAGAAGTCCGCGGCGACCACGCCGGGCATCTTCACCGCCGAGCAGAACATCGCGACCCCGCTGCTGAACGGGAAGCTGACGCCGCAGCAGGCCGCCGCGAAGATCGACTCGCAGCTCTCCTGGTACTTCGGCAAGTAG
- a CDS encoding serine hydrolase domain-containing protein, with protein MSAALRRIAALVDQAVADGVCSAAAVAVDVDGAPALRHWAGVLQRIGDDGAELPAAERPPVRPDTCFDLASVTKVYSAHTLLGLVAEGVLALDAPVARWLPEYREGARSEVTLRHLLTHTSGLPAVWDGWREAVRRRAPDGAPPSAPDRRALTADLAAVPLAAPPGTRWVYACTGYLTAMLLAERATGRPWAELVRRHTLDPLGLAATTFRPDRERTAATEYQPEFGRGTVRGVVHDEAAWSLGGTAANAGLFAPLEDVLRFAEAIRRGEEERTAVWMWDDQLPSVLRPEAQRPPHGVSLGLRIGETAWMGPEGSACRGHTGFTGTSLQIDRARGVSVVLLTNRVHPTREGRPVHPLRAATATAALADFPAQQHF; from the coding sequence GTGAGCGCGGCACTGCGGCGCATCGCCGCCCTGGTGGACCAGGCCGTGGCGGACGGGGTCTGCTCCGCCGCGGCGGTGGCGGTGGACGTCGACGGCGCGCCGGCACTGCGGCACTGGGCGGGGGTGCTGCAGCGGATCGGCGACGACGGCGCGGAGCTGCCGGCCGCCGAGCGGCCGCCGGTTCGCCCGGACACCTGCTTCGACCTGGCCTCGGTGACCAAGGTCTACTCCGCCCACACCCTCCTCGGCCTGGTCGCCGAGGGCGTCCTCGCGCTGGACGCGCCGGTGGCGCGATGGCTGCCGGAGTACCGGGAGGGCGCCCGCTCCGAGGTCACCCTCCGCCACCTCCTCACCCACACCTCGGGGCTGCCCGCCGTCTGGGACGGCTGGCGGGAGGCCGTAAGGCGGCGAGCTCCGGACGGCGCGCCGCCATCCGCGCCGGACCGCCGCGCGCTCACCGCCGATCTGGCCGCCGTGCCGCTGGCGGCGCCGCCCGGCACCCGCTGGGTGTACGCCTGCACCGGGTACCTCACCGCGATGCTGCTGGCCGAGCGGGCCACCGGGCGGCCCTGGGCGGAGCTGGTCCGCCGGCACACCCTGGACCCCCTCGGGCTGGCCGCGACCACCTTCCGCCCCGACCGGGAGCGCACCGCGGCCACCGAGTACCAGCCCGAGTTCGGCCGGGGCACCGTCCGCGGGGTGGTCCACGACGAGGCGGCCTGGTCGCTGGGCGGGACGGCGGCCAACGCCGGGCTGTTCGCGCCGCTGGAGGACGTGCTGCGGTTCGCCGAGGCGATCCGCCGCGGCGAGGAGGAGCGGACGGCGGTGTGGATGTGGGACGACCAGTTGCCCTCGGTGCTGCGCCCGGAGGCCCAGCGGCCCCCGCACGGCGTCTCGTTGGGGCTGCGCATCGGCGAGACGGCCTGGATGGGCCCGGAGGGCTCGGCCTGCCGCGGCCACACCGGTTTCACCGGCACCTCGCTGCAGATCGACCGGGCGCGCGGGGTCAGCGTCGTGCTCCTCACCAACCGGGTGCACCCCACCCGGGAGGGCCGTCCCGTGCATCCGCTGCGCGCCGCCACGGCTACCGCCGCCCTTGCCGACTTCCCTGCTCAGCAGCATTTCTGA
- a CDS encoding carbohydrate ABC transporter permease has product MLPCLLLFAVFVVYPLVSGVRYSFYNWNGTGPLIDFVGLRNYTYTLFDSQFAPQFWHAVEHNLYFFAISMVLTLVIGIGLAYLLLLQNERASRRYSVILMLPFTLPPVAIAYVWTVYLEPNTGVLYSALNTLHLDALAAPFLGSTTLALPTIAVITAWAGMGFPVLLFLASLTDIPQDMLDAAALDGAGRLRTLWSVLIPAIRPTILMVTTMNFIGAFGTFDLIYILEGTQAGPDYSTDVLGTLFYRTGFGGFGSTAQSMGLATALALLGFVIVVAVSAVLLRLQKRFAD; this is encoded by the coding sequence GTGCTGCCCTGCCTGCTGCTCTTCGCCGTCTTCGTGGTCTATCCGCTGGTCTCCGGCGTCCGGTACAGCTTCTACAACTGGAACGGCACAGGCCCGCTGATCGACTTCGTCGGGCTGCGCAACTACACCTACACCCTCTTCGACTCGCAGTTCGCGCCGCAGTTCTGGCACGCCGTCGAGCACAACCTGTACTTCTTCGCGATCTCGATGGTGCTCACCCTGGTGATCGGCATCGGCCTCGCCTACCTGCTGCTCCTCCAGAACGAGCGGGCGTCCCGCCGGTACTCGGTGATCCTGATGCTGCCGTTCACCCTGCCGCCGGTGGCGATCGCCTATGTGTGGACGGTCTATCTGGAGCCCAACACGGGGGTGCTCTACTCCGCCCTCAACACCCTCCACCTGGACGCGCTGGCGGCGCCCTTCCTGGGCTCCACCACCCTGGCCCTGCCCACCATCGCGGTGATCACCGCCTGGGCCGGGATGGGCTTCCCGGTGCTCCTCTTCCTCGCCTCGCTGACCGACATCCCGCAGGACATGCTGGACGCGGCGGCCCTGGACGGGGCCGGACGGCTGCGCACCCTGTGGTCGGTGCTCATCCCGGCGATCAGGCCGACCATCCTGATGGTCACCACGATGAACTTCATCGGGGCCTTCGGCACCTTCGACCTGATCTACATCCTGGAGGGCACCCAGGCGGGCCCCGACTACTCCACCGACGTCCTGGGCACCCTCTTCTACCGCACCGGTTTCGGCGGGTTCGGCAGCACCGCGCAGTCGATGGGCCTGGCCACCGCGCTGGCCCTGCTCGGCTTCGTGATCGTGGTCGCCGTCTCGGCGGTGCTGCTGCGGCTGCAGAAGCGGTTCGCGGACTGA
- a CDS encoding zinc-dependent alcohol dehydrogenase: MRAAFVPEPGRVEVADFPVPRPRPDQLLVRMRHASVCGSDIHVVHHGFHDEEFLGVPGYPGHEGVGVIDESSGDAGLPPGTPVLTVPSGRLGCCFAEYQAVERRWLIPLPAAAVAETGIERLLLAQQLGTTVFALKRFLRSAPGARDGEGGTAAVIGAGSAGLFLLQLLLRRGYDVVAVSDLDEGRLAEAARLGAARTVRAPGEDFTEAVLEATGGRGADLVIEAAGFDATRAQAVAAVRKRGTVGCFGYPELPGLSPFPVDRAFRDTVAVEWCSGAQFEPGLASFREALTLIRTGAIAVDHCLRARCELEQVPKALELARTQAGGAPKVHITIAPNG, from the coding sequence ATGCGCGCAGCCTTCGTGCCCGAGCCCGGCCGCGTCGAGGTGGCCGACTTCCCCGTTCCCAGGCCGCGTCCGGACCAGTTGCTGGTGCGGATGCGGCACGCCTCCGTCTGCGGGTCCGACATCCACGTCGTCCACCACGGCTTCCACGACGAGGAGTTCCTCGGCGTGCCGGGGTACCCCGGGCACGAGGGCGTCGGGGTGATCGACGAGAGCAGCGGGGACGCCGGCCTTCCGCCCGGCACCCCGGTGCTGACCGTGCCCTCCGGGCGGCTCGGCTGCTGCTTCGCCGAGTACCAGGCCGTCGAGCGGCGCTGGCTGATCCCGCTGCCGGCCGCGGCCGTCGCCGAGACGGGCATCGAACGGCTGCTGCTGGCCCAGCAGTTGGGCACCACGGTCTTCGCGCTGAAGCGCTTCCTCCGCTCCGCCCCGGGCGCGAGGGACGGGGAGGGCGGCACCGCCGCCGTCATCGGGGCGGGCTCCGCCGGGCTCTTTCTCCTCCAACTGCTGCTCCGCCGCGGCTACGACGTGGTCGCCGTCTCCGATCTGGACGAGGGCCGGCTGGCCGAGGCCGCCCGGCTGGGCGCGGCCCGCACCGTGCGGGCGCCCGGCGAGGACTTCACCGAGGCGGTGCTGGAGGCGACCGGCGGACGCGGGGCCGACCTGGTGATCGAGGCGGCCGGGTTCGACGCCACCCGGGCGCAGGCGGTCGCGGCGGTCCGCAAGCGCGGGACGGTCGGCTGCTTCGGCTACCCGGAGCTCCCCGGTCTCTCGCCGTTCCCGGTGGACCGGGCGTTCCGCGACACGGTGGCCGTGGAGTGGTGCAGCGGCGCCCAGTTCGAACCGGGACTCGCCTCCTTCCGGGAGGCGCTGACCCTGATCCGCACCGGGGCGATAGCCGTCGACCACTGCCTGCGCGCCCGCTGCGAGCTGGAGCAGGTGCCCAAGGCCCTGGAACTCGCCCGCACCCAGGCCGGCGGCGCGCCCAAGGTGCACATCACCATCGCCCCGAACGGCTAG